The Aspergillus luchuensis IFO 4308 DNA, chromosome 6, nearly complete sequence genome segment TTCGAGCCATGCTGTGACCAGGAACGTAATTTCGGCTTCTTGCTCGGGTGTTAGACTGTCTGCTGCGGATAGACCGAGTCCTCCTATTTCCGTGGGTTGTTGGCTTATCGCGAGAACATCAGTGAGGGCATTGGCCTCCCGAGGGTGGTCCTGCGCCCGAAGTGCATCGACTACTCGCACCAGCTGTTTAAGTAGATTCCCTATGGTTGGCAATGCGTACGCTACATCACGTTAGTGAATCTATTGCTGTGTATTCCATTGATGTCCCGGACGTACTGTCTGTCTCCGAGAGGATGACATTCCGGGTTTGCTGCAGTACTTGCAGTAGGGAAGGGGACCTGGGTTCGCTGGCGTCACCCATGATGATATTGTATTGCTAGAGAGGCTTAATGAGCGGGTATCTCTGAGCGGGGTTTCTCGAGGAAGCTGTGAGGACAGCATCTTAATATATGAAATGGGGGATCGTGGCATTCCCGGACTCGGCCCGCTTGCGGCCCGGAGGATTCACAAGTATGATATAACATCATCACATGGCACCATCGagcactgctgctgctgctgaaacCCCTCAATTGCGCTTAACTACGCCTCCATAGATTTACTGCACACATTACAATGGCCATTGCTCCTGCCGTTACCAAGCTTCGCCAGCTCTTGGCGGACGAGAGCAAGATTATTGTCTGTCCGGGGGTCTACGATGGCTTTACTGCCCGAATCGCCCTCCAGGAGGGGTTCGATGCATTGTACATGGTAGGTACTACACCAATCACTGCTGGTCGGGGGTTCTACCTCTGTAACTGACCCTGTTTGTCAGACAGGAGCAGGCACGACGGCCTCGCGACTGGGACAGCCGGACCTGGGGGTCGTCACATTGAACGAAATGCGGGGGAATGCAGAGATGATCGCCAATTTGGACCCGACAGTTCCGCTGATTGCTGACGCTGACACGGGCTTCGGAGGTACTGTTCCGCCACCAATGACAAGATTCAGTGGCTGACCAGGCATACTAGGATCTCTCATGGTCCACCGCACCGTCACCGAATACATCCGCGCTGGAGTGGCCGCTCTGCACCTGGAAGACCAGCCGACGAGTAAACGCTGTGGTCATTTGCGCAACAAGCAACTCGTCCCCGAGGACGAATATCTGGACCGCATCCAAGCCGCCGTAAATGCTCGCGCCCGGTCCCACGGTGATATTGTTCTGATTGCCCGGACGGATGCCCTCCAGTCACTGGGGTATGATGCCGCCATTTCCCGACTCAAGGGAGCCATCGCCCTCGGGGCAGACGTAGCCTTCCTGGAAGGCATCACGTCCACGGATCAAGCTCGACAGGTCTGTGAAGAGCTCAAGCCCACCCCCGTTCTCTTCAACAATGTTCCCGGGGGTGTGTCGCCAGATCTCTCGGTTCAACAGGCGCAGGAGCTCGGATTTCGGCTGATCATCTTCCCTGGATTGGCATTGGGGGCAGTCTACTCGGCGGTTCGCGGAGCGGTACAACAATTGAAGCAAACCGGCACGCAGGCGGTGCGAGCGGGGGGAAGTCCGCGGGATATATTCAATGTGTTGGGATTGCAAGAGGCAGTGGCGCTGGATCTAGCTTCGGGCGGGAGGTTATATGACAAGGGGGTTTGAAAGGGTGAGGAATCGGAATGCTGTCTGTATATCGGGTCAACCGATGGATGAGCCATAAATGGCCATGAGAAAGATGACACTTCCCGAGAGCCCCAGGCACCCACCCATCATGGCCTGGCGGTGAGATTAATGCCACGTTCTGGATTGGGCAGGCGGAGAGCCGAACTCTCTCTTCGGGGAGTCCACATCACGTGTTTTTGGTcctctactagtactatcttTTTCAGTATTGAATCCTTAATTATGAGGCCCTAATCCTTAATAATTAGAAGTGCTTACATGATGTTTCTGCATATGATAATATGTTCACCTCCCCTAGTTAGTAGTACTGATAATTGACATTCAGTGTACCTCgcttagtatatatagtgGCTAGTgctatatataagaaaatatatatatatatatatatatatatatatgcgtATGTTCATAACCCTCTTTGAAAAGTTCGCTCGCAGAGATGCTTGACACGATTCCTTTTGATCCACACTGTAAGTAGACAGATTTCAAATTTCCAAGCAATACTCAGAACAGCACACAATTCATAAGTATATATGCCAGCTTGTGTCAAGCGTTACTACCGCATCTGATTGGCTGCTCGTGCTCGGACCTCTCGCCCTCCGAGCATCCGGAATGCCGAGAAGGACCCCAACATGACAAGAGGTTCAACTTTAGAGTTactttctccatccatctcctcgaaTTATCCAAGCATCAATACCATGGCTGAACATCCCTCCTTCACTCTGGCTTGCCTGCGTAAGCTGACACCTTCCTAACTGCATCGATTCACCAGACATGGACTAAACAATTGGCAACCTAACAGTGCCGGTGGGTGGCATCGCCGGCTACATGCGGACGCGTTCCGCTCCGTCCCTGATCGCCGGTGTCGGCCTGGGTCTCTCCTACGCTTACGCAGGTACATAGCACCCACATGATGCAGGTATAAGAAGAAACACATACTAATGTCGAATTTACAGGCTACCTGATCAAGGAGAACAAGGACTACGGCACGGAATTGGCCCTGGGAAACAGTGTGGTCCTCCTCGTCTCTGGTCTCATGCGGACTATCAAGACCCGCGCTAAGGCTCCTATTCCCATGGCTTTGGGTGCGACGGGTCTGTTGGCATCTTTCTACTATCAGAAGAAGGTGCGCGAGTTCAGATTCGGCGTGTAAGGTATCCGACTGGCCTCCATGGACAGCTCGAATGAGTGCTAGTGATAGCATCAAAATGTACCATATATGTGTCCTAAATTCATTGTAAATGCTCAAGCACATCCGTGATTTTTATACAGTAATGGGGTATATGACTGAAGTCCAGTGTCTTGAGTCCTGATTTACCATATGATTTACCCTTCGTTAAACATCCGTTCGCAGAGATGCGTAATCTTTCATGGGCGTACGTCACCTCCTAATCGCGCTAAGGGAATCCAGTAGTCCCAACGTTGGTTCCATTAAATAAACTCAAGGCAAACTATAACATCATATACAATAAGAGACAAACAGTTGCAACACTTGCTTTTCAGAAGTATCAACAAAGGGGTAGCCCCAGGCCAAAAGACAAACCCCTCCTTTCCGTCACTCATCTCACCATTGCCTTCGGAATACATCCATCGAAGCTTCAACAATCCCAAGCCTCacacctccaccatcttAGACGTACTTGACAACGACCTCGCTATCGGTGACGGAAACGGAGGTCAGAACCTCGCTCTGCTCgatgtcgatgatggtggcatCCTCAGGACCAACGGACGAGCCATCCTTGGTAGCGGAGCAGCTGGTGAAAGCCACGGTGCCAAAGTCGGCAAAGGGAACCAGGGagtcatcctcttcgaagTCCTCGACAATCCACTCAGCGTTGTACTCACACAGGTCGCCATCAACACCCCCAGTGAAGCTGTGGGTGACCGTGGTACCGGTGCTCACATTCTCAATCGTGGCGGTACCAGTGGTGTCGCTGCTGGCATCGACGGTGACCTTGATGGTATCACCGGCCGAGATGGAGATGTCGCTGAAGTCGTAGGCGTAGTCGGGGTACCACTCGTACCAGGCGTCGAAGCTCACCTCACTGCCCTGGACACAGAAGTCCACACCGGTCTGGAGGATAGCGGTGTCACAGGTGTCACCGTCAATGCCCACCCAGGCGGAGGCACAGTATTCCTCGCGGCTCGAGCCACCAGAGGGCACCGAGGGGGTGGGCACGACGAACTCGGCGGTCACGGCAGTGTAGCCAGTGCCAATCAGGACGGCACCAGCCCAGTTGGAGCTGTACTCGACATTCTTGGTACCATTGAGGGTAAGGACCTCGTTGGTGCCAGGCTTGAAGGGCGGGTTGCTCTGGCGGTTCGTGGAGCGCTTGGCCCGAGCAGCCTGGCGCTTGGCCGTCAGAGGAGCGGCCATAGCAGAGGTGGCCAGCAGGCCAGCGGTCAAGAGAGCAGTAGTCTTCATCTTGATGGGAAGATGTTTGTGGGGTAATGATTTGAAGAGAGACTGGGAGATGCTTGGAGTCTGAGTGGGAGCTGTTTGGAGATGCTGCTGGATGAGAACTGTCTGGTAGGGAATTGACTTTGATTATATACCCCTTCAGTGTCCCCTCTCTGCCCTCCCTGAAGCTCAATTTCCTCTTTATCCGCCAATTCCGATTCCTGCTCTGCCAGTGCAATATCGAGCAGATAACACTACCCGGATACGAAATTGACGCATTCGCCTATCGACCAGGGCGATGGTGATAGGACCGACGGTGGCTGATGGTGCCAAGGCGCCAAAGCGATGGTGTCTCCTGTCTGCAGCATTGAGAAAAAGCTCATTTCGCTTAGTTCGGGACTGGCGATGCGGAGGGTCTTGGGAAAAAGCTTCAAAGTTACAAGCATTCTTGGTAACGGAAGGATCACGGAATGTCTTTTTAAGCACCAGGTATAGATCTGTGGTTCCCATATGTAAACGAACAGCATTCACTTCACAACCTTGATAGCGACAGCAAAGGGACGATCATGCTGGTATCGAAGCGGTAGAGATCATTCAACTTGATGGTAACGGCTCTCGAGCTCTCTCGTCCCACGTAGACCTGCAGAAGACCAGCTAACCGCGTGACATTGGGGCGCACTTTGCCTCAAGCGGAATGTCAATCAGACTACCATCCCCAACGATGACGACGTGTGGTCATGGCGTGATGATAAAGAGAGGAACAGTCCATTGGTTCCTTGGAGATCGTCCCGTGTGTGGCAGATAAACTTCATTTAGGATGAAGAATGGGGGTGATTGAGTGGCTCGTGCCTTACCGAGCCTGTAAACTCCGGAGAAATCAATTTAATTAACCTTCACATcatgcatcttctcctcggcaATAGCAAGCAATGCAGAATCTGCATCGCGAAGAGCGGGTTTCCGCCCGCTGTAGAAACCTGGGGCTGGATGTCAAATACTGGATATTCAGGGGAGACAGAATACAGCCGCCCATCTGCCAAAAAAAATGTTACCAATTCTACCCCCAAGTCTGCCTCAATGTGAAGATGTATGAGAAGACTGAAGATCAGGCCCTGAAGAGGCATAACTGCCGGCATGAGGGGTCAGGCGTGGCCAAAAGGCAACGGGCCGGAGTCCGTCGGGATATCCACTTCATCCCCGGCGCCAACTATCTCAGCCCCGCTTTGTAAAATGCATGTCGCTGCTTCGTCATGATGCATCTCTTATCATCGCTACCGTTGTCCGGGTTTTAACACTTCCACTGCAGAAGCCACATGGTTCCAGGACCGGAGAGTTCGGGGATCAATCACAACGGCGAAGCGGATATCTGTCCAAATGGGGAAAAGATGTCCGCACGCGTGGGAACCAGCTCCGTTGGACGAGATCAGAGGTCCTTTACCATTAATTCTCCCGGTATGATCATGCTATTGTGGCTATAGAGCCTCGGCGAGTCTGAAATGACGATGATCCTTACGCGCGCGACTGGGAGCGCCGTCTGCAATACTTGGTAACTTCGCGTCCGAAGTTCTCTTGGCTAGATATGTACCTATAGACAGGAATCAGATGAATATGTTGTGACTAGACCATATCAGGTCAATTGACTGAACACATGAACGAGCATCGTATTTTCTTAGCACCCAGAAA includes the following:
- a CDS encoding isocitrate lyase/PEP mutase family protein (COG:C;~EggNog:ENOG410QDJN;~InterPro:IPR039556,IPR018523,IPR015813,IPR040442;~PFAM:PF13714;~TransMembrane:1 (o232-251i);~go_function: GO:0003824 - catalytic activity [Evidence IEA]), whose amino-acid sequence is MAIAPAVTKLRQLLADESKIIVCPGVYDGFTARIALQEGFDALYMTGAGTTASRLGQPDLGVVTLNEMRGNAEMIANLDPTVPLIADADTGFGGSLMVHRTVTEYIRAGVAALHLEDQPTSKRCGHLRNKQLVPEDEYLDRIQAAVNARARSHGDIVLIARTDALQSLGYDAAISRLKGAIALGADVAFLEGITSTDQARQVCEELKPTPVLFNNVPGGVSPDLSVQQAQELGFRLIIFPGLALGAVYSAVRGAVQQLKQTGTQAVRAGGSPRDIFNVLGLQEAVALDLASGGRLYDKGV
- a CDS encoding TMEM14 family protein (COG:S;~EggNog:ENOG410PQPM;~InterPro:IPR005349;~PFAM:PF03647;~TransMembrane:4 (o27-45i52-70o76-94i101-120o);~go_component: GO:0016020 - membrane [Evidence IEA]), yielding MTRGSTLELLSPSISSNYPSINTMAEHPSFTLACLLPVGGIAGYMRTRSAPSLIAGVGLGLSYAYAGYLIKENKDYGTELALGNSVVLLVSGLMRTIKTRAKAPIPMALGATGLLASFYYQKKVREFRFGV
- the ASPERGILLOPEPSIN2_2 gene encoding A4/G1 family peptidase (COG:S;~EggNog:ENOG410PNBI;~InterPro:IPR038656,IPR000250,IPR013320;~MEROPS:MER0001321;~PFAM:PF01828;~SECRETED:SignalP(1-18);~go_function: GO:0004190 - aspartic-type endopeptidase activity [Evidence IEA];~go_process: GO:0006508 - proteolysis [Evidence IEA]); amino-acid sequence: MKTTALLTAGLLATSAMAAPLTAKRQAARAKRSTNRQSNPPFKPGTNEVLTLNGTKNVEYSSNWAGAVLIGTGYTAVTAEFVVPTPSVPSGGSSREEYCASAWVGIDGDTCDTAILQTGVDFCVQGSEVSFDAWYEWYPDYAYDFSDISISAGDTIKVTVDASSDTTGTATIENVSTGTTVTHSFTGGVDGDLCEYNAEWIVEDFEEDDSLVPFADFGTVAFTSCSATKDGSSVGPEDATIIDIEQSEVLTSVSVTDSEVVVKYV